The DNA region AGCGGCCTGAAGAACGTCCCGAAGAAGAAACCCGACGTGATGGAGACTCGCGTCGGCGGCGGTTCCCTGCAGGAACGCGCCGACTTCGCGCTCGACCTGCTCGAAGCGGGCGGCGAGCACGCGATGGCCGACGTCTTCCGCGCGGGCGAGTACCTCGACGCGGCCGGCGTCACCAAAGGGAAAGGGACGCAGGGTCCCGTCAAGCGCTGGGGCGTCCAGAAGCGCAAGGGCAAGCACGCCCGCCAGGGATGGCGGCGTCGCATCGGTAACCTCGGCCCGTGGAACCCGAGCCGCGTCCGCTCGACGGTTCCCCAGCAGGGCCAGACCGGTTACCACCAGCGCACCGAACTGAACAAACGCCTCGTCGCGATGGGCGACGGCGACGACGCGTCCGTCGACGGCGGCTTCGTCAACTACGGCGAAGTCGACGGCGACTACGCGCTCGTCGAGGGCTCGCTCCCGGGCCCGAACAAGCGCCTCCTGCGCTTCCGCCCGGCCATCCGACCGAACGACCAGCCGCGCCTCGACCCCGAGGTGCGCTACGTCTCCACCGCGTCCAACCAGGGGTGACTAACGAATGGAAGCAACAATCAAGGACCTGAACGGCGACGACGCCGGCACGCTCGAGCTTCCGGAGGTCTTCGAGACGACGTACCGTCCGGACCTCATCAAGCGCGCCGTCCTCGCCGCACAGGCGAACCGAACGCAGGCCTACGGAGCCGACCCCCTCGCCGGGATGCGAACCCCGGCGGAGTCGCTCGGCAGCGGCCGCGGTATGGCGCACGTGCCCCGAGAGAACGGGCGCGCACGTCGTGTCCCGCAGGCCGTCAGCGGACGCAAAGCGCACCCGCCGAAGGCCGAGAAGGAGCACGGCAAGAAGATCAACAAGAAGGAGCGCCAGTTGGCGGTCCGCTCGGCAATCGCCGCGACGACCGACGCCGAGATCGTCGCGGAGCGCGGCCACCAGTTCGACGACGGCGTCGAACTCCCGGTCGTCGTCTCCGACGACTTCGAAGACCTCGTGAAGACGCAGGAAGTCGTCTCGCTGCTCGAAGCGCTCGGCGTCGACGCCGACATCGAGCGCGCAGAGGACCGCAAAGTCCGCGCCGGACAGGGGAAGGCCCGCGGTCGCAAGTACAAGCGACCCAAATCCATCCTCTTCGTCACCAGCGAGGCGCCGTCGAAGGCGGCTCGCAACCTCGCCGGCGCCGACGTCGTGACGGCCGCCGAGGTCAACACCGAGGACCTCGCGCCCGGCACCCACGCCGGTCGCCTCACCGTCTGGACCGAGAGCGCAGTCGAGGAGGTGGCCGACCGATGAGCTCGGTTATCCGCCACCCGCTGGTCACCGAGAAGGCGATGAACGAGATGGACTTCGACAACAAGCTCCAGTTCATCGTCGACCTCGACGCCGCCAAGCCGGAGATCAAAGAGGAGATCGAATCGCGCTACGACGTGACCGTCGACGAGATAAACACGCAGGTCACGCCGAAAGGAACGAAGAAGGCGACCGTGCGTCTCAGCGAAGACGACGACGCACAGGAGATCGCCTCCCGAATCGGGGTGTTCTAGATGGGACGTAGAATTCAAGGCCAACGTCGCGGACGCGGCTCGTCCACGTTCCGTGCACCGTCGCACCGCTACAAGGCCGAACTCGCACACAAGAAGGAAGCGACCGACGGCGACACCGTCTCCGGAACCGTCGTCGACATCGAACACGACCCGGCGCGCGCAGCGCCGCTGGCCGACGTCGAGTTCGAGGACGGCGACCGCCGACTGGTGCTCGCGCCCGAGGGCGTCACCGTCGGCGACACCATCCAGGTCGGTGTCTCCGCCGAGATCAAGCCCGGCAACACGCTGCCGCTGGCCGAGATCCCCGAGGGGATTCCGGTCTGTAACGTCGAACGCCAGCCCGGCGACGGCGGCAAGTTCGCCCGCGCCTCCGGCGTCTCGGCGCAGCTGCTCACCCACGACAAACGCGTCGCGGCGGTCAAGCTGCCCAGCGGCGAGGTCAAACGGCTCAACCCGCAGTGCCGCGCCACCATCGGCGTCGTCGCCGGTGGCGGCCGGACCGAGAAGCCGTTCGTCAAGGCGGGGAAGAAGCACCACAAGATGCGCGCTCGCGGTACCAAGTACCCGCGCGTCCGCGGTGTCGCGATGAACGCCGTCGACCACCCGTTCGGTGGCGGCGGCCGACAGCACCCCGGCAAGCCGAAGTCCGTCTCGCGGAACGCACCGCCGGGTCGGAAGGTCGGAGACATCGCATCGAAACGTACCGGACGAGGTCGTAACAAATGAGTACTGATTACCGCACCGGCCGCGAGGGCGAGTTCACCTACCGCGGCCACACGCTCGACGAGCTGCAGGATATGGAGCTCGACGAGGTCGCAGAACTGCTCCCCGCGCGTCAGCGGCGAACCATCAACCGTGGCCTGGGCGTCGAGCACGAGAAACTGCTCGAGAAGGCCCGAGACAAGACCGAAGAGGAGACCGCGAACGACCCGATTCGGACGCACCTGCGCGACATGCCCGTCGTGCCCGCGTTCGTCGGGCTGACGTTCGCCGTCTACAACGGTCAGAGCTTCGAGCGCGTCCAGGTTCAGCCCGAGATGAT from Haloprofundus halobius includes:
- a CDS encoding 50S ribosomal protein L3 encodes the protein MPQPSRPRKGSMGFGPRTRAAKEVPRIKSWPDDEGSPALQGFAGYKAGMTHVVMVNDTANSAREGMEESVPVTVVETPPMRAVALRAYQNTPYGQKPTTEVWATDLDEDLDRVLDLPSEDTFEEDADDLRSLLDDGEVDDLRVITHTVPSGLKNVPKKKPDVMETRVGGGSLQERADFALDLLEAGGEHAMADVFRAGEYLDAAGVTKGKGTQGPVKRWGVQKRKGKHARQGWRRRIGNLGPWNPSRVRSTVPQQGQTGYHQRTELNKRLVAMGDGDDASVDGGFVNYGEVDGDYALVEGSLPGPNKRLLRFRPAIRPNDQPRLDPEVRYVSTASNQG
- a CDS encoding 50S ribosomal protein L23, yielding MSSVIRHPLVTEKAMNEMDFDNKLQFIVDLDAAKPEIKEEIESRYDVTVDEINTQVTPKGTKKATVRLSEDDDAQEIASRIGVF
- a CDS encoding 30S ribosomal protein S19 codes for the protein MSTDYRTGREGEFTYRGHTLDELQDMELDEVAELLPARQRRTINRGLGVEHEKLLEKARDKTEEETANDPIRTHLRDMPVVPAFVGLTFAVYNGQSFERVQVQPEMIGHYLGEFQLTRNSVEHGQAGIGATRSSKFVPLK
- the rpl4p gene encoding 50S ribosomal protein L4, yielding MEATIKDLNGDDAGTLELPEVFETTYRPDLIKRAVLAAQANRTQAYGADPLAGMRTPAESLGSGRGMAHVPRENGRARRVPQAVSGRKAHPPKAEKEHGKKINKKERQLAVRSAIAATTDAEIVAERGHQFDDGVELPVVVSDDFEDLVKTQEVVSLLEALGVDADIERAEDRKVRAGQGKARGRKYKRPKSILFVTSEAPSKAARNLAGADVVTAAEVNTEDLAPGTHAGRLTVWTESAVEEVADR
- a CDS encoding 50S ribosomal protein L2, encoding MGRRIQGQRRGRGSSTFRAPSHRYKAELAHKKEATDGDTVSGTVVDIEHDPARAAPLADVEFEDGDRRLVLAPEGVTVGDTIQVGVSAEIKPGNTLPLAEIPEGIPVCNVERQPGDGGKFARASGVSAQLLTHDKRVAAVKLPSGEVKRLNPQCRATIGVVAGGGRTEKPFVKAGKKHHKMRARGTKYPRVRGVAMNAVDHPFGGGGRQHPGKPKSVSRNAPPGRKVGDIASKRTGRGRNK